A region from the Parabacteroides sp. FAFU027 genome encodes:
- a CDS encoding ABC transporter permease encodes MPSNKTISNEGWTTLIRPKENIWKLDIAELWQYRDLLYMFVKRDIVTFYKQTILGPIWFFIQPVFTTIIYMVVFGGLAKISTDSLPQPLFYMSGIVCWNYFSDCLTRTSTTFTANANIFGKVYFPRLIIPFSVVISNMIRLFIQLSLFVLLYIYFMMRGAPVHANAVALLFPFLILLLAGLGLGFGLAFSSMTTKYRDLTFLLTFGVQLWMYATPVIYPLSTISEEYKWIVALNPLTAIIETFKYGFLGQGTFSLLYLTYSLIVTVVLLFAGVVTFNKVQRSFMDVV; translated from the coding sequence ATGCCGTCGAATAAAACCATAAGCAATGAAGGATGGACTACGCTGATCCGTCCCAAAGAAAATATCTGGAAACTGGATATAGCTGAGCTGTGGCAATATCGCGACTTGCTGTACATGTTTGTCAAACGCGATATTGTCACTTTTTACAAACAGACCATTCTCGGCCCGATCTGGTTTTTTATCCAACCTGTATTTACGACCATTATCTACATGGTGGTTTTCGGCGGCCTGGCTAAGATTTCTACAGACAGCTTGCCGCAACCTCTTTTTTATATGTCAGGCATTGTCTGCTGGAACTATTTTTCTGACTGCCTTACACGCACATCTACTACCTTTACTGCCAATGCAAATATATTTGGAAAAGTATATTTCCCACGATTGATTATTCCGTTTTCAGTCGTCATCTCCAATATGATCAGGTTGTTTATACAGCTTTCTCTTTTCGTACTGTTATACATCTATTTTATGATGAGGGGAGCACCGGTTCATGCCAATGCGGTTGCTCTGCTTTTTCCTTTTTTGATCCTCTTACTGGCAGGATTGGGACTTGGTTTCGGACTTGCTTTTTCTTCCATGACAACCAAATACCGCGACCTGACCTTCTTACTGACGTTCGGTGTACAGCTTTGGATGTATGCCACGCCTGTTATTTATCCGCTTTCCACGATTTCGGAAGAGTATAAGTGGATCGTGGCTCTCAATCCATTGACAGCGATTATCGAAACGTTTAAATATGGATTTCTCGGACAGGGTACATTTTCACTGCTTTATCTGACATATAGCCTTATAGTTACCGTGGTTTTACTTTTTGCAGGTGTTGTAACCTTCAACAAAGTACAACGTAGTTTTATGGATGTCGTGTAA
- a CDS encoding gliding motility lipoprotein GldH, translating into MLCLRKILPLLALLFICASCHFDQTFTEFRDFSEKGWNRYDTLTFSPEIKETGKYNLFVDTRNNNQYNYQNVWMFISCKQDSGVLFSDTLEVKLADKLGNWFGSGWGSLYELTTPVKNSFTLNQGKHYTFRIVQGMRDYDLKGMESVGFHIEKAQ; encoded by the coding sequence ATGCTTTGTCTCAGAAAGATATTACCCCTTTTAGCACTACTTTTTATCTGCGCATCCTGTCATTTTGACCAGACTTTTACCGAATTCAGGGATTTCTCCGAAAAGGGATGGAACAGATACGACACTCTGACTTTTTCACCGGAAATAAAGGAGACAGGGAAGTATAACCTCTTTGTTGATACCCGAAACAATAACCAATACAACTATCAGAATGTATGGATGTTTATCTCATGCAAACAGGATTCGGGAGTCTTATTTTCTGACACTTTGGAGGTTAAACTGGCCGATAAGCTGGGAAACTGGTTTGGTTCAGGATGGGGATCATTGTATGAACTGACTACTCCTGTGAAAAATAGTTTTACATTAAATCAGGGAAAACACTACACTTTCAGGATTGTACAGGGCATGAGGGATTATGACCTGAAAGGCATGGAAAGTGTAGGTTTTCACATCGAAAAGGCCCAATAA
- the ricT gene encoding stage 0 sporulation family protein, with protein sequence MDFKHDNKGCNMNKKGCSTKMDTKLNTFDWLCDIDEAHNECEFIEVQFKNTRKGYYRNSNGLRLEKGDVVAVEATPGHDIGTVTLTGRLVILQMKKMNIRQDSADIKRVYRKARPVDMEKYEEAKAREHETMLRSRQIADELKLNMKIGDVEYQGDGNKAIFYYIADDRVDFRQLIKVLADSFKVRIEMKQIGARQEAGRIGGIGPCGRPLCCSGWMTNFVSVATSAARYQDISLNPQKLAGQCAKLKCCLNYEVDSYVEVQKELPSREIPLETQMGTFYHFKTDIFNRLMTYSSDRNVLANLTTIHADRVFEIISQNKKGIKPENLLEEPQKKAQPKDFQDGVGEESLTRFDREKRKKINNGRDRDRDRDRDRNRGNRPNNNQNQSQAAPGERQSTGEGGNQNRNNQNRRGGERPSRPERPERPRNERSDRNERNDRPERNDRPERQNRPPRNQRPNRPQRPENPESSEK encoded by the coding sequence ATGGATTTTAAACACGATAATAAGGGCTGCAACATGAACAAGAAAGGTTGCAGTACCAAAATGGATACCAAGCTCAATACCTTTGATTGGCTGTGCGACATTGACGAAGCACACAACGAATGTGAGTTTATCGAAGTCCAGTTTAAAAATACCCGCAAAGGGTATTATCGCAACAGTAACGGACTCCGTCTTGAAAAAGGCGATGTGGTAGCGGTAGAAGCTACTCCGGGACATGATATCGGTACGGTGACCTTAACTGGCAGATTAGTTATTCTTCAGATGAAGAAGATGAATATTCGTCAGGATAGCGCAGATATCAAGCGGGTTTACCGCAAGGCTCGTCCGGTGGATATGGAGAAATACGAAGAGGCGAAAGCCCGCGAACACGAAACCATGCTTCGTTCCCGCCAGATTGCCGATGAGCTGAAGTTGAACATGAAGATCGGGGATGTTGAGTATCAGGGGGATGGCAATAAAGCTATCTTCTACTACATAGCCGATGATCGTGTCGATTTTCGTCAACTGATTAAAGTTTTGGCAGATTCGTTTAAAGTGCGTATCGAGATGAAACAGATCGGGGCCCGTCAGGAAGCGGGTCGCATTGGCGGTATCGGTCCCTGTGGCCGTCCGTTGTGCTGCTCCGGCTGGATGACAAACTTTGTATCGGTGGCTACCAGTGCCGCACGTTATCAGGATATTTCATTAAATCCGCAAAAGCTGGCCGGCCAGTGTGCTAAGCTGAAATGTTGCCTGAACTATGAAGTGGATAGCTATGTGGAGGTACAGAAAGAACTTCCATCACGCGAAATACCGCTTGAAACTCAAATGGGTACTTTCTATCACTTCAAAACAGATATCTTCAACCGGTTAATGACTTATTCAAGTGACAGAAACGTATTGGCGAATCTGACAACGATACATGCTGACCGCGTTTTTGAAATTATCAGTCAGAATAAAAAAGGCATCAAGCCCGAAAATCTGTTGGAAGAACCACAGAAAAAAGCTCAGCCGAAAGACTTCCAGGATGGAGTGGGAGAGGAGAGTCTGACCCGCTTCGACAGGGAAAAAAGGAAAAAAATAAACAACGGTCGTGACCGCGACCGGGATCGTGACCGTGATAGAAACAGAGGCAACAGACCGAATAATAACCAGAACCAGTCACAGGCAGCACCCGGTGAGAGACAGTCAACGGGGGAAGGCGGAAATCAAAACCGCAATAACCAGAACCGCAGAGGCGGCGAACGCCCGAGCCGTCCGGAACGCCCAGAACGTCCGCGTAATGAGCGCAGTGATCGCAATGAGCGTAACGACAGACCAGAACGTAACGACAGGCCTGAACGTCAGAACAGACCGCCACGGAACCAGCGTCCTAACCGCCCACAGCGTCCCGAAAACCCTGAATCCTCAGAGAAATAA
- a CDS encoding ATP-binding protein — translation MFFQDVIGQEELKQRLIQTVREGHIAHAQLFCGQEGVGALPMALAYARYVHCTHPLENDACGECPSCRKYNKLIHPDLHFVFPIVKADKKKKEVCDDFLPEWREFVLKNGYFSYNHWLGFLGSENAQGLIYAKESSEIIRKLSLKTYEAEYKIMIVWLPEKMHDVCANKLLKMLEEPPQKTLFLLVAEQPEQMLTTILSRCQRVNVRPIESETLRLVLSTRYGLTDQDSAAVAHIAGGNYLKAIETIQLNEENQLYFEYFTRYMRLAYTVANMKRADNPLLKFNALKELKEVADEISELGRERQKQFLAYCQRYLRENFVLNLRVPSLSYLNAKEAAFSSKFAPFIHHRNVFQFLEAFEHAEVEIGQNVYAKMIFFDLALKAIMLLKN, via the coding sequence ATGTTTTTTCAAGATGTGATCGGACAGGAAGAGTTGAAGCAGCGTCTCATTCAGACGGTGCGGGAGGGGCATATTGCCCACGCCCAGCTCTTTTGCGGCCAGGAGGGAGTCGGCGCGCTTCCGATGGCATTGGCTTATGCCCGTTATGTGCATTGTACTCATCCGCTTGAAAACGACGCTTGTGGCGAATGTCCTTCCTGCCGCAAGTACAACAAACTGATTCACCCGGACCTCCATTTCGTATTTCCGATTGTCAAAGCCGACAAGAAGAAAAAAGAGGTTTGCGACGACTTCCTTCCTGAATGGCGGGAGTTTGTCCTGAAGAATGGTTACTTTTCCTATAACCACTGGCTTGGATTTCTGGGTAGTGAAAATGCGCAGGGATTGATTTACGCCAAAGAGAGCAGCGAGATTATCCGCAAACTTTCGCTTAAGACCTATGAGGCGGAATATAAAATCATGATCGTGTGGCTGCCCGAGAAGATGCACGATGTCTGCGCCAATAAACTGCTCAAGATGCTGGAAGAGCCACCGCAAAAGACGCTTTTCCTGCTGGTTGCCGAGCAGCCTGAACAGATGCTGACCACCATTCTTTCGCGCTGCCAGCGGGTGAATGTCCGTCCGATTGAATCGGAAACGTTGCGTTTGGTATTGAGTACCCGTTACGGACTGACCGACCAGGATTCGGCTGCCGTGGCTCATATTGCCGGAGGAAACTACCTCAAAGCCATCGAAACCATTCAGCTGAATGAAGAAAATCAGCTTTACTTCGAATATTTTACCCGTTATATGCGTCTGGCCTATACGGTAGCCAATATGAAGCGGGCCGATAATCCCCTGCTGAAATTCAACGCGTTGAAAGAGCTGAAGGAGGTGGCTGATGAGATTTCAGAGCTGGGCCGTGAACGTCAGAAACAGTTTCTGGCCTATTGCCAGCGTTACCTGCGCGAGAACTTTGTCCTGAACCTGCGCGTGCCATCACTTAGCTACCTGAATGCCAAAGAGGCGGCTTTCTCATCTAAATTTGCACCGTTTATCCATCACCGGAATGTATTCCAGTTCTTGGAGGCATTCGAACATGCCGAAGTCGAAATCGGGCAGAACGTTTATGCTAAAATGATCTTTTTTGACCTCGCCCTGAAAGCCATTATGTTACTTAAAAATTAA